The proteins below come from a single Malus sylvestris chromosome 3, drMalSylv7.2, whole genome shotgun sequence genomic window:
- the LOC126616886 gene encoding methyl-CpG-binding domain-containing protein 5-like, with amino-acid sequence MSVPEASCRNMNADRRPSFSDHRTGTLHSDSPHDPLLRPGSFIDATTTATTSNGRTPIQTKNPHKAPQQSNRSEPGAGAESTEGGAGRAKRKGVSEPLENWLPPGWSVQEKVRSSGLTAGSTDRYYFDPVSGRRFRSKIEVLRFLETGTTKKAKTENASADKTSVEGSGSQKQKKSSTKPKNSALNFDYTDVPEKVEWALTDSSGQSWTPFIDNKKVPESTSKEWAAAFALVPSKK; translated from the exons ATGTCAGTCCCCGAAGCGTCGTGTCGAAATATGAACGCGGATCGACGCCCAAGCTTTTCCGACCACCGCACCGGAACCCTACACTCCGATTCACCCCATGATCCTCTCCTCCGACCGGGCTCCTTCATCGACGCCACCACCACCGCAACAACCTCCAATGGCCGAACCCCAATCCAAACCAAAAATCCCCACAAAGCGCCGCAGCAATCGAACCGTTCGGAGCCCGGAGCCGGCGCGGAGAGCACGGAGGGAGGGGCGGGGCGTGCCAAGCGAAAAGGGGTTTCGGAACCGCTGGAGAACTGGTTGCCACCGGGTTGGTCCGTGCAGGAGAAAGTTCGGAGCTCTGGTTTAACCGCCGGATCTACAGATAGG TATTACTTTGATCCAGTCTCAGGTCGCCGGTTTCGTTCAAAGATAGAAGTTCTTCGCTTTCTTGAAACAGGAACAACTAAAAAGGCAAAGACAGAGAATGCTAGTGCTGACAAAACA TCTGTCGAGGGTTCTGGaagccaaaaacaaaagaagtctAGCACAAAGCCAAAGAATTCTGCGTTGAACTTTGATTATACTGATGTGCCCGAGAAGGTGGAATGGGCTCTTACAGACTCTTCCGGACAGTCCTGGACACCCTTTATTGATAACAAAAAGGTCCCTGAATCTACATCAAAAGAATGGGCTGCTGCATTTGCATTAGTCCCATCCAAAAAATAG